The Arachis ipaensis cultivar K30076 chromosome B07, Araip1.1, whole genome shotgun sequence genome includes a window with the following:
- the LOC107606152 gene encoding probable protein phosphatase 2C 10, giving the protein MAKLCCFKASYSQLVATRSSSSTGKGKNHDGTVKYGFSLVKGRANHPMEDYHVAKFVQIQDKELGLFAIYDGHLGDRVPAYLQKNLFPNILREDEFWEDPTLSISKAYESTDKAILSHSSDLGRGGSTAVTAILINGRRLWIANVGDSRAVLSKKGQALQMTTDHEPNTERGSIENKGGFVSNLPGDVPRVNGQLAVSRAFGDKSLKSHLRSDPDVQTSDIDADTDLLILASDGLWKVMTNQEAVDIARRMKEPQKAAKQLTAEALERDSKDDISCVVVRFR; this is encoded by the exons ATGGCTAAGTTGTGCTGTTTCAAGGCTTCTTACTCTCAG CTTGTAGCAACACGTTCTTCATCAAGCACTGGTAAGGGGAAAAACCATGATGGGACAGTAAAGTATGGTTTCAGCCTAGTGAAGGGGAGAGCTAATCATCCAATGGAGGATTATCATGTTGCCAAGTTTGTGCAGATTCAAGACAAAGAATTGGGTTTGTTTGCAATTTATGATGGCCACCTTGGAGACCGTGTTCCTGCCTACTTACAGAAAAACTTGTTCCCCAACATTTTAAGGGAG GATGAGTTTTGGGAAGACCCAACTTTATCGATCTCAAAAGCATATGAGAGCACAGATAAGGCAATTCTATCACACAGTTCCGATTTGGGGCGTGGTGGATCGACGGCTGTGACTGCAATATTGATCAATGGACGCAGGTTGTGGATTGCTAATGTTGGTGATTCAAGAGCTGTTCTTTCAAAGAAAGGACAAGCTTTACAAATGACCACAGACCATGAACCTAACACTGAACGAGGTAGTATTGAGAACAAAGGTGGTTTTGTCTCCAATTTGCCAG GTGACGTGCCAAGAGTGAATGGTCAACTAGCAGTATCACGTGCGTTTGGAGATAAGAGCTTAAAGTCGCATTTGCGGTCAGACCCAGATGTACAAACAAGTGATATAGATGCTGATACTGATCTTCTAATCCTTGCAAGTGATGGACTCTGGAAGGTAATGACAAATCAAGAGGCAGTAGACATTGCCAGAAGGATGAAAGAACCACAGAAAGCAGCAAAGCAATTAACTGCTGAAGCATTAGAAAGAGACAGTAAAGATGACATATCTTGTGTTGTCGTTAGATTTAGATGA
- the LOC107606153 gene encoding 5'-adenylylsulfate reductase-like 4: MMRFSGSEIVVATLLCWSISCTGQPHKVSVSAADAAICPKETVFDFILGFRDATCSLPDSVGSIRYTEGDEVTLQKALSMVHKNSHEYVAVLFYASWCPFSRIFRPVFSILSSLYPSIPHYAIEESSVRPRFVFSVPIPFFQVSWILSXXXXXRYHGSRILGSLVVFYNDVTGVRVDSLDQLSLDKVGHLSVHESHGTTEQESCPFSWARSPENLLRQETYLALATAFVVLRLLYLFFPTLLMCIQYAWNRVLQNVRLGSLLEHPLVYLKRTVQSFKCLKEPCKRSNLQEGAMNAKAWASKSLASVSIGEASTSRGTHQ, from the exons ATGATGAGGTTTTCGGGATCGGAGATCGTGGTCGCCACGCTGCTCTGTTGGAGCATTTCTTGCACCGGCCAACCGCACAAGGTTTCGGTTTCTGCCGCCGACGCCGCCATATGTCCGAAGGAGACAGTCTTTGATTTCATATTAGGGTTTCGAGATGCGACCTGCTCGCTCCCTGATTCCGTTGGATCCATCCGTTACACTG AGGGAGATGAGGTTACTTTGCAGAAGGCATTGAGTATGGTTCACAAGAATAGTCATGAATATGTAGCTGTACTTTTCTATGCATCATGGTGTCCTTTCTCTCGGATTTTTAGACCAGTTTTCTCAATCCTGTCTTCCCTATACCCTTCCATTCCCCATTATGCTATTGAAGAATCATCTGTTAGGCCAAGGTTTGTGTTTTCAGTCCCAATTCCTTTCTTTCAAGTTTCATGGATTCTTTC NNNNNNNNNNNNNNNTCGTTATCACGGATCTCGGATATTGGGTTCTCTCGTAGTTTTCTACAATGATGTTACCG gagttagggttgattcacttgATCAACTATCCCTGGATAAAGTTGGGCATCTGTCAGTTCATGAGAGTCATGGTACCACAGAGCAAGAAAGTTGCCCCTTTTCTTGGGCCAGATCTCCAGAAAATTTGCTGCGGCAGGAGACTTATTTGGCTTTGGCCACTGCATTTGTGGTTTTGAGACTACTTTACTTATTTTTTCCTACACTGCTTATGTGTATCCAATATGCTTGGAATAGGGTTCTCCAAAACGTTAGATTAGGGAGCTTGTTGGAACATCCTTTGGTGTATCTGAAGCGAACAGTACAGTCATTTAAATGCCTTAAAGAGCCATGCAAGAGAAGTAATCTGCAGGAAGGAGCAATGAATGCTAAAGCTTGGGCTTCTAAGTCCCTTGCCTCAGTCTCAATTGGGGAGGCTAGCACTAGCCGTGGTACCCACCAgtaa
- the LOC107606151 gene encoding uncharacterized protein LOC107606151 isoform X2, which yields MATASEPSASAADDEERRRSLQIESLHLVDFRQLSQSELYSLSLTSSPAXIPLDEENSKIIEMLQKLFGVESLRTAARDGGGGGSSVGYNALVPFQGEFKSPEPNVFALQNIPICDVADDSAMKKRKRGRPRKNENSMAIVPVASPLPPPPPPKKKEDGEGFVDPVLEEVKKRTVGLENEAQVVEFLEGLKGEWSSQRKKKMTVEASELGSFLPAGWKVLLSVKKRAGRASIVCRRYVSPYGQQFESFKEVSAHLLSFCGEDINIVKSSYPDDSPQYNINVPSGSVLCYGPAGDVKPDADASCLSLARTSVESHHKTQVSVPSSTEREKLNTLNENSSSSLAGGCKLGDFIGGVFDYQTANYRSMMDGTHNVNSVRGCSIEEDRVLNQNTVDIIEVSGAACNPIPLVLPTPVTNNESGIIQHCDEMNSVTCIRNGVSDFSTKCHETAPWGNAQTLVDNNGDGVSERLVEDEQNVGSGSNRPFPNAEGKRFIGNNLEISDGKLAKDDKQHILCSDQSEVKDVSSNSQLQSSSDGFSLPPSQKEMKHFSINSSDRMQSFMLTESAIGDCFDGELLPIDKRISLPTGHTNNVSLSTCTEGASDCGGVDVAPNLSVGNNVNDNHDPPTVELVTSFAEEKNPLNDQNHRIDYLLQTSSKCNLLTPPDDEQPSIFENLYDISAGTFDAAFMEPQLGLGSHNNDVAIDTYANESIMQGTLQGCESVALGSSVLNPFDKQSDNANKSCLSENAKSEQVDILQTNSMGMPDFH from the exons ATGGCGACGGCGTCAGAGCCCTCCGCCTCCGCCGCAGACGACGAGGAACGCCGCCGCTCCCTTCAAATCGAGTCTCTCCATCTCGTGGACTTCCGCCAACTCTCCCAATCGGAGCTTTACTCGCTCTCCCTAACCTCCTCACCCGCCCNCATTCCCCTTGACGAAGAAAACTCCAAAATCATAGAAATGCTTCAGAAGCTCTTCGGCGTGGAGTCTCTCCGCACCGCCGCGCGAGACGGCGGGGGAGGAGGCAGCAGCGTAGGCTATAACGCACTCGTCCCCTTCCAGGGGGAGTTCAAGTCACCGGAGCCGAACGTCTTCGCGCTCCAGAACATTCCGATCTGCGACGTCGCGGACGATAGCGCGATGAAGAAGCGGAAGCGAGGGCGGCCGCGGAAGAACGAGAATTCGATGGCGATTGTGCCAGTAGCATCGCCTCTTCCTCCGCCGCCTCCAccgaagaagaaggaagatggTGAGGGTTTTGTTGACCCGGTTTTGGAAGAGGTGAAGAAGAGGACGGTGGGGTTAGAGAATGAGGCTCAGGTTGTTGAGTTCTTGGAGGGTTTGAAGGGAGAGTGGAGTAgtcaaaggaagaagaagatgactGTCGAGGCGAGTGAGCTTGGTTCTTTCTTGCCGGCTGGGTGGAAGGTCTTGCTTTCTGTCAAGAAGAGAGCCGGTCGTGCTTCCATTGTTTGTCGCCGTTACGTAAG CCCTTATGGGCAGCAGTTTGAGTCGTTCAAGGAAGTCTCTGCACACTTGCTTTCGTTTTGTGGAGAAGATATAAATATTGTAAAATCTAGTTATCCCGATGACAGTCCGCAGTATAATATCAATGTGCCATCTGGAAGT GTTCTTTGTTACGGCCCTGCTGGAGACGTAAAGCCTGATGCTGATGCAAGCTGTCTAAGTTTAGCTAGAACATCTGTAGAATCTCACCATAAAACGCAAGTTAGTGTTCCATCATCAACTGAAAGAGAGAAGCTAAACACTCTGAATGAGAATTCCAGTAGCTCTTTGGCTGGGGGTTGTAAATTAGGAGATTTTATTGGTGGAGTCTTTGACTATCAAACTGCAAATTATCGATCCATGATGGATGGTACCCATAATGTAAATTCAGTTCGCGGATGTTCAATTGAGGAAGATAGAGTTCTAAATCAGAACACGGTTGATATCATTGAAGTTAGTGGTGCTGCCTGCAATCCTATTCCTTTGGTTCTCCCAACTCCTGTCACCAATAATGAGAGTGGTATTATTCAACATTGTGATGAAATGAATTCTGTGACGTGCATAAGAAATGGTGTTAGTGATTTTAGTACCAAATGCCATGAAACTGCTCCCTGGGGAAATGCACAAACACTTGTTGACAACAATGGGGATGGTGTTTCTGAGAGACTAGTGGAAGATGAGCAGAATGTAGGTTCTGGAAGCAACAGGCCTTTTCCAAATGCTGAGGGGAAACGGTTTATAGGCAACAATTTAGAGATTAGTGATGGAAAGCTTGCTAAGGATGACAAGCAACACATTTTGTGTAGTGATCAGTCTGAAGTTAAAGATGTTTCTAGTAATTCTCAATTGCAGAGTAGTTCTGATGGATTTTCTCTTCCTCCATCTCAGAAAGAAATGAAACATTTTTCTATAAATAGTTCAGACAGAATGCAAAGTTTTATGCTGACAGAGTCTGCTATCGGAGACTGTTTTGACGGTGAATTATTACCTATTGACAAGAGAATTTCCCTTCCCACTGGCCACACAAATAATGTTTCTTTAAGCACGTGCACAGAAGGTGCCTCTGACTGTGGTGGGGTTGATGTTGCCCCTAATCTTTCAGTAGGAAATAATGTCAATGATAATCACGATCCTCCAACTGTTGAGCTTGTGACAAGCTTTGCAGAGGAAAAGAATCCATTGAATGACCAAAATCACAGAATAGACTATTTGTTGCAGACAAGTTCGAAATGTAACTTACTAACTCCTCCTGATGATGAGCAACCCTCGATTTTTGAAAATCTGTATGATATTTCTGCTGGTACCTTTGATGCTGCTTTCATGGAGCCTCAATTAGGGCTTGGTTCTCACAATAATGATGTTGCAATAGATACATATGCTAATGAAAGCATTATGCAGGGAACATTGCAAGGTTGTGAATCTGTTGCTCTTGGTAGCAGTGTTTTAAACCCATTTGATAAGCAAAGTGATAATGCAAATAAATCTTGCTTATCAGAGAATGCCAAGAGTGAGCAAGTTGACATACTTCAAACCAACTCTATGGGTATGCCTGACTTTCATTAG
- the LOC107606151 gene encoding uncharacterized protein LOC107606151 isoform X1, which produces MATASEPSASAADDEERRRSLQIESLHLVDFRQLSQSELYSLSLTSSPAXIPLDEENSKIIEMLQKLFGVESLRTAARDGGGGGSSVGYNALVPFQGEFKSPEPNVFALQNIPICDVADDSAMKKRKRGRPRKNENSMAIVPVASPLPPPPPPKKKEDGEGFVDPVLEEVKKRTVGLENEAQVVEFLEGLKGEWSSQRKKKMTVEASELGSFLPAGWKVLLSVKKRAGRASIVCRRYVSPYGQQFESFKEVSAHLLSFCGEDINIVKSSYPDDSPQYNINVPSGSQVLCYGPAGDVKPDADASCLSLARTSVESHHKTQVSVPSSTEREKLNTLNENSSSSLAGGCKLGDFIGGVFDYQTANYRSMMDGTHNVNSVRGCSIEEDRVLNQNTVDIIEVSGAACNPIPLVLPTPVTNNESGIIQHCDEMNSVTCIRNGVSDFSTKCHETAPWGNAQTLVDNNGDGVSERLVEDEQNVGSGSNRPFPNAEGKRFIGNNLEISDGKLAKDDKQHILCSDQSEVKDVSSNSQLQSSSDGFSLPPSQKEMKHFSINSSDRMQSFMLTESAIGDCFDGELLPIDKRISLPTGHTNNVSLSTCTEGASDCGGVDVAPNLSVGNNVNDNHDPPTVELVTSFAEEKNPLNDQNHRIDYLLQTSSKCNLLTPPDDEQPSIFENLYDISAGTFDAAFMEPQLGLGSHNNDVAIDTYANESIMQGTLQGCESVALGSSVLNPFDKQSDNANKSCLSENAKSEQVDILQTNSMGMPDFH; this is translated from the exons ATGGCGACGGCGTCAGAGCCCTCCGCCTCCGCCGCAGACGACGAGGAACGCCGCCGCTCCCTTCAAATCGAGTCTCTCCATCTCGTGGACTTCCGCCAACTCTCCCAATCGGAGCTTTACTCGCTCTCCCTAACCTCCTCACCCGCCCNCATTCCCCTTGACGAAGAAAACTCCAAAATCATAGAAATGCTTCAGAAGCTCTTCGGCGTGGAGTCTCTCCGCACCGCCGCGCGAGACGGCGGGGGAGGAGGCAGCAGCGTAGGCTATAACGCACTCGTCCCCTTCCAGGGGGAGTTCAAGTCACCGGAGCCGAACGTCTTCGCGCTCCAGAACATTCCGATCTGCGACGTCGCGGACGATAGCGCGATGAAGAAGCGGAAGCGAGGGCGGCCGCGGAAGAACGAGAATTCGATGGCGATTGTGCCAGTAGCATCGCCTCTTCCTCCGCCGCCTCCAccgaagaagaaggaagatggTGAGGGTTTTGTTGACCCGGTTTTGGAAGAGGTGAAGAAGAGGACGGTGGGGTTAGAGAATGAGGCTCAGGTTGTTGAGTTCTTGGAGGGTTTGAAGGGAGAGTGGAGTAgtcaaaggaagaagaagatgactGTCGAGGCGAGTGAGCTTGGTTCTTTCTTGCCGGCTGGGTGGAAGGTCTTGCTTTCTGTCAAGAAGAGAGCCGGTCGTGCTTCCATTGTTTGTCGCCGTTACGTAAG CCCTTATGGGCAGCAGTTTGAGTCGTTCAAGGAAGTCTCTGCACACTTGCTTTCGTTTTGTGGAGAAGATATAAATATTGTAAAATCTAGTTATCCCGATGACAGTCCGCAGTATAATATCAATGTGCCATCTGGAAGT CAGGTTCTTTGTTACGGCCCTGCTGGAGACGTAAAGCCTGATGCTGATGCAAGCTGTCTAAGTTTAGCTAGAACATCTGTAGAATCTCACCATAAAACGCAAGTTAGTGTTCCATCATCAACTGAAAGAGAGAAGCTAAACACTCTGAATGAGAATTCCAGTAGCTCTTTGGCTGGGGGTTGTAAATTAGGAGATTTTATTGGTGGAGTCTTTGACTATCAAACTGCAAATTATCGATCCATGATGGATGGTACCCATAATGTAAATTCAGTTCGCGGATGTTCAATTGAGGAAGATAGAGTTCTAAATCAGAACACGGTTGATATCATTGAAGTTAGTGGTGCTGCCTGCAATCCTATTCCTTTGGTTCTCCCAACTCCTGTCACCAATAATGAGAGTGGTATTATTCAACATTGTGATGAAATGAATTCTGTGACGTGCATAAGAAATGGTGTTAGTGATTTTAGTACCAAATGCCATGAAACTGCTCCCTGGGGAAATGCACAAACACTTGTTGACAACAATGGGGATGGTGTTTCTGAGAGACTAGTGGAAGATGAGCAGAATGTAGGTTCTGGAAGCAACAGGCCTTTTCCAAATGCTGAGGGGAAACGGTTTATAGGCAACAATTTAGAGATTAGTGATGGAAAGCTTGCTAAGGATGACAAGCAACACATTTTGTGTAGTGATCAGTCTGAAGTTAAAGATGTTTCTAGTAATTCTCAATTGCAGAGTAGTTCTGATGGATTTTCTCTTCCTCCATCTCAGAAAGAAATGAAACATTTTTCTATAAATAGTTCAGACAGAATGCAAAGTTTTATGCTGACAGAGTCTGCTATCGGAGACTGTTTTGACGGTGAATTATTACCTATTGACAAGAGAATTTCCCTTCCCACTGGCCACACAAATAATGTTTCTTTAAGCACGTGCACAGAAGGTGCCTCTGACTGTGGTGGGGTTGATGTTGCCCCTAATCTTTCAGTAGGAAATAATGTCAATGATAATCACGATCCTCCAACTGTTGAGCTTGTGACAAGCTTTGCAGAGGAAAAGAATCCATTGAATGACCAAAATCACAGAATAGACTATTTGTTGCAGACAAGTTCGAAATGTAACTTACTAACTCCTCCTGATGATGAGCAACCCTCGATTTTTGAAAATCTGTATGATATTTCTGCTGGTACCTTTGATGCTGCTTTCATGGAGCCTCAATTAGGGCTTGGTTCTCACAATAATGATGTTGCAATAGATACATATGCTAATGAAAGCATTATGCAGGGAACATTGCAAGGTTGTGAATCTGTTGCTCTTGGTAGCAGTGTTTTAAACCCATTTGATAAGCAAAGTGATAATGCAAATAAATCTTGCTTATCAGAGAATGCCAAGAGTGAGCAAGTTGACATACTTCAAACCAACTCTATGGGTATGCCTGACTTTCATTAG
- the LOC110264411 gene encoding uncharacterized protein LOC110264411 has product MLKALNSPFLLNYFGEIRRWTVGEMNRSRKVWIEMFGIPFHAWCEENAHKIAAVWGTVLKVEESSMERHNLDSIKALVDTSWGLPINDRVMLVVDGDKFKIFIKETWGVEKITIWETENRLDAEMEKQNNEELYGSKMEEKIESQVIGVEEEDDDMAKDGEKIKNIYVKGSELNDDQILLHKDMEAHEDRGVCLDLQQLEVLMPLKNSRSIRYIFDDRISLEVIQETQWGLKGGPSHDEQTKEYGLKGEESFSGPTLPPSFEESIKKRELNMGAPEEETRCELAQAKESNHKGKKRKPREATLEKKGRRKKAPNVTMGKGVSLVIAKNR; this is encoded by the coding sequence ATGTTAAAAGCTCTTAACTCGCCTTTTTTGTTGAATTATTTCGGAGAAATTAGACGATGGACAGTGGGTGAAATGAATAGATCTCGCAAAGTTTGGATTGAGATGTTTGGGATTCCTTTTCATGCGTGGTGTGAGGAGAACGCTCACAAAATTGCTGCCGTTTGGGGTACAGTGTTAAAAGTAGAGGAAAGCTCGATGGAACGACACAACCTTGACTCAATCAAAGCTTTGGTGGACACGTCCTGGGGTCTACCGATTAATGACCGAGTAATGTTAGTGGTGGATGgtgataaatttaaaatttttataaaagaaaCATGGGGGGTGGAAAAGATAACAATTTGGGAAACAGAGAACAGATTGGATGCGGAGATGGAAAAGCAAAATAATGAAGAACTTTATGGATCAAAAATGGAGGAGAAGATAGAAAGTCAAGTAATAGGAGttgaggaagaagatgatgacATGGCAAAAGATGGGGAGAAAATCAAGAATATTTATGTGAAGGGCAGCGAATTAAATGATGACCAAATTCTATTACATAAAGATATGGAAGCACATGAAGATAGGGGTGTTTGTTTAGACTTGCAACAATTAGAAGTTTTAATGCCGCTTAAAAATTCTAGATCCATAAGATATATCTTTGATGATAGGATCTCTCTTGAAGTTATCCAAGAAACTCAATGGGGTCTAAAAGGAGGCCCAAGTCATGATGAGCAAACAAAGGAGTACGGGCTAAAGGGGGAGGAGTCTTTTTCTGGCCCAACTCTACCGCCAAGCTTTGAGGAGTCCATTAAAAAGAGAGAATTGAATATGGGAGCCCCTGAAGAAGAAACAAGATGTGAATTGGCCCAAGCTAAAGAAAGTAATCacaagggaaaaaaaagaaagccACGTGAAGCAACGttagaaaaaaaaggaagaagaaagaaagctcCAAATGTAACGATGGGAAAGGGGGTTTCATTAGTGATTgcaaaaaatagataa